In one Ferrimicrobium sp. genomic region, the following are encoded:
- a CDS encoding SDR family NAD(P)-dependent oxidoreductase, which yields MSRPAKPVALVTGTAQGIGRAIADQLEADGLEVLRTDRDEMDVTDAASVERFVAAAPPIDILVNSAGGVLGQVHQPLEAVTDADWQAIIDVNLTGTFHCVRAVVGGMKHRGWGRIVTISSGAGRSVSLTGIQAYASSKAAQISFTRQMAHELGPYSITVNAIAPGFVLSNPTTIAQWESYGEEGQRRLVEGIALRRLGQATDIAHGVSFFVSEHASWITGQTLSIDGGSALF from the coding sequence ATGTCTCGACCAGCAAAGCCGGTCGCTCTAGTGACCGGCACCGCCCAGGGAATCGGGCGTGCGATTGCGGACCAACTGGAGGCAGATGGACTTGAGGTGCTGAGAACGGATCGTGATGAGATGGATGTCACGGACGCAGCGTCTGTCGAGCGATTTGTCGCCGCCGCTCCTCCCATCGACATCCTGGTCAACAGTGCCGGCGGTGTACTTGGTCAGGTCCACCAGCCGCTTGAGGCGGTGACTGACGCCGATTGGCAGGCGATCATCGACGTCAACTTGACTGGCACCTTCCACTGTGTACGTGCGGTCGTTGGGGGAATGAAGCATCGCGGCTGGGGAAGGATCGTCACGATCTCCTCGGGGGCAGGGAGGAGTGTCTCGCTGACGGGAATTCAAGCCTACGCTAGTTCCAAGGCCGCCCAGATCAGCTTCACCCGGCAGATGGCCCATGAACTCGGTCCCTACTCCATCACGGTCAACGCTATTGCACCGGGTTTTGTCCTCTCCAACCCCACCACGATCGCGCAGTGGGAGTCCTACGGGGAGGAGGGTCAGCGGCGATTGGTCGAGGGTATTGCGCTCCGACGATTGGGTCAAGCAACGGATATCGCCCATGGCGTCTCCTTCTTCGTGTCTGAACACGCCAGCTGGATCACGGGTCAAACCCTTTCGATCGATGGTGGGAGTGCACTGTTTTGA
- a CDS encoding ATP-binding protein, with amino-acid sequence MARFDRNEQRRTILGGGLQVWSLLFLGSLLAAVAMTLVYPSASSLREVGAVIVELVTAVGWFAIGRPVFDQLHRSKGRLGVLIGSQVLLLAIGSSLNPNAGYLLMPVSALVYAALPLQLSLPSVAAIEAMVGVLSHFLAQPSVPYVVIADWFVPTFLAGSFVAVFISRLLDQQANLSQSLDELRITQSRLSELYRQIGENNERERLAARIHETIAQQLIGILLLARGAKDGAIDAELIAEAAQTALEAARAVIREGQLPATTLASVADEVELLKDKLQSSGVTLIVEHFPSTEFLLDSTTTECMTLILREVGNNIIRHSRARTAHLDFIEEEGSLIVVVEDDGVGFDTARTDCDEHFGLELMRRRVEQVFGDFSLESRPEAGTRIKVRLPR; translated from the coding sequence ATGGCACGCTTCGATCGCAATGAACAGCGACGCACGATTCTCGGCGGCGGTTTACAGGTTTGGAGCCTGTTGTTCTTGGGCTCGTTGCTCGCAGCAGTTGCCATGACTTTGGTCTACCCCTCGGCCTCTTCACTCCGCGAGGTTGGTGCGGTGATCGTGGAGTTGGTGACGGCCGTTGGCTGGTTTGCGATCGGTCGACCCGTGTTTGATCAGCTGCACCGTTCAAAGGGTCGGCTCGGTGTCCTCATTGGTTCACAGGTTCTTCTGCTCGCCATTGGCTCGTCGCTCAATCCCAACGCTGGCTATCTGCTGATGCCGGTCTCGGCACTTGTCTATGCTGCGCTACCTCTGCAGCTCTCGCTACCGAGCGTTGCGGCGATCGAGGCGATGGTGGGCGTCCTCTCTCACTTCTTGGCCCAACCTTCGGTCCCCTATGTGGTGATCGCCGACTGGTTCGTGCCGACCTTCCTTGCTGGCTCCTTCGTCGCCGTCTTCATCTCTCGACTATTGGACCAACAGGCCAATCTATCGCAAAGTCTGGACGAGTTGCGGATCACTCAGAGTAGGCTCTCCGAGCTCTACCGCCAGATCGGCGAGAACAATGAGCGTGAGCGGTTGGCGGCACGCATCCATGAGACGATTGCCCAACAACTCATTGGCATTCTGTTGCTCGCGCGAGGGGCCAAGGATGGTGCCATCGACGCTGAACTCATTGCGGAGGCGGCACAAACCGCGCTCGAAGCAGCGCGTGCGGTGATTCGTGAGGGGCAGCTGCCGGCGACCACCCTCGCCTCGGTCGCTGACGAGGTCGAGCTCTTGAAGGACAAGCTCCAGTCCAGCGGGGTGACCTTGATCGTTGAGCACTTTCCGTCGACTGAGTTCTTGCTTGACTCGACGACGACCGAATGCATGACACTGATCCTTCGTGAAGTGGGCAACAACATCATTCGTCATTCGCGAGCACGGACTGCGCATCTCGATTTTATTGAGGAGGAGGGTTCGCTGATCGTGGTGGTCGAGGATGATGGGGTTGGTTTCGATACCGCGCGTACCGACTGTGATGAGCACTTTGGACTAGAGCTGATGCGTCGCAGAGTGGAGCAAGTCTTTGGTGACTTCTCTCTCGAGAGTCGCCCCGAGGCGGGGACCCGTATTAAGGTCAGGTTGCCACGATGA
- a CDS encoding response regulator transcription factor, with protein MIKVVIVDDHTIVRRGLLGILAKAPDCSIVGEASGVSQAKQVVTATQPDVVCCDLKLQDGDGSSLVAWVRDRTQANALVLTTYDEPALVRSALAAGAKGYLLKDVEESILFDAIRRVARGQTYYATALSMRISRDLHHDALLTQRELEVLRLAASGATNTVIGGALGIGEPTVKTYFSRIFTKLGVSTRTQAVVVAIDRGYLDRSAVYRA; from the coding sequence ATGATCAAAGTCGTCATCGTGGATGACCACACGATCGTTCGCCGTGGATTGCTCGGTATCTTGGCCAAGGCGCCAGACTGCTCGATCGTCGGCGAAGCCTCAGGCGTGAGCCAGGCCAAACAGGTGGTCACTGCAACGCAACCCGATGTCGTGTGTTGTGATCTCAAACTCCAGGACGGAGACGGTTCGAGCCTTGTCGCTTGGGTGCGTGATCGGACCCAAGCGAACGCGCTGGTGCTGACTACCTATGATGAGCCAGCACTTGTCCGTTCGGCGTTGGCGGCGGGTGCCAAGGGCTATCTCTTGAAGGACGTGGAGGAGTCGATCCTCTTTGACGCTATCCGTCGCGTCGCACGCGGACAGACCTACTATGCCACTGCGCTCAGCATGCGAATCTCTCGTGACTTACACCATGACGCACTCCTGACCCAGCGCGAGTTGGAGGTACTTCGACTGGCTGCCTCCGGCGCCACCAACACCGTCATCGGGGGTGCGTTGGGTATCGGCGAGCCAACGGTGAAGACCTATTTTTCCCGTATCTTTACAAAACTCGGTGTGAGCACAAGGACGCAGGCGGTCGTCGTCGCTATCGACCGTGGGTACCTTGATCGAAGTGCGGTCTACCGCGCGTAG